Proteins encoded within one genomic window of Flavobacterium oreochromis:
- a CDS encoding polyprenyl synthetase family protein, with product MDITSQIKQPILQEMEIFEKKFHSSMSSKVALLNRITYYIVNRKGKQMRPMFVFLTAKMISEGAVLERTYRGALVIELIHTATLVHDDVVDDSNRRRGFFSINALWKNKIAVLVGDYLLSKGLLLSIDNGDFDLLKIISVAVREMSEGELLQIEKARRLDITEEIYYEIIRQKTATLIAACCSLAACSVKPDDTELTERMRKFGELIGMAFQIKDDLFDYSEEAIGKPTGIDIKEQKMTLPLIYVLNTCTSKEKSWLINSIKNHNKDKKRVKEVITFVKENKGLAYAEKKMIEFQQEALMLLTDFPESDYKKALVLMVNYVIERKK from the coding sequence ATGGATATTACTTCTCAAATAAAACAACCGATACTTCAGGAAATGGAAATTTTTGAAAAAAAGTTCCATTCCTCTATGTCTTCCAAAGTAGCATTATTAAATAGAATTACTTATTATATTGTTAATAGAAAAGGGAAGCAAATGCGTCCTATGTTTGTTTTTCTAACTGCTAAAATGATTTCAGAAGGGGCTGTTTTGGAAAGGACATATAGAGGAGCATTAGTAATTGAGTTGATTCACACAGCTACTTTGGTTCATGATGACGTTGTAGATGACAGTAATCGTCGCCGTGGCTTTTTTTCGATTAATGCGCTTTGGAAAAATAAAATAGCAGTTTTAGTTGGGGATTATTTATTGTCAAAAGGATTATTGCTATCTATAGATAATGGCGATTTTGATTTGCTTAAAATAATTTCAGTAGCAGTTCGAGAAATGAGCGAAGGAGAACTACTACAGATTGAAAAAGCCCGTCGTTTAGATATAACAGAAGAAATTTATTACGAAATTATTAGACAAAAGACCGCTACCCTTATTGCGGCTTGTTGTTCATTAGCCGCTTGCTCAGTTAAGCCAGATGATACAGAATTAACAGAAAGAATGCGGAAATTTGGTGAGCTTATAGGTATGGCTTTTCAAATAAAAGATGATCTTTTTGATTATTCTGAAGAGGCTATTGGTAAACCAACAGGAATTGATATTAAAGAACAAAAAATGACACTCCCACTCATTTATGTGCTTAATACATGTACTTCAAAAGAAAAAAGTTGGTTGATTAATTCTATTAAAAATCATAATAAGGATAAAAAGCGTGTAAAGGAAGTTATAACATTTGTAAAAGAAAACAAAGGCCTTGCATATGCTGAAAAAAAGATGATTGAATTCCAACAAGAAGCACTTATGTTGCTTACAGACTTCCCTGAATCTGATTATAAAAAAGCTTTAGTTTTAATGGTAAATTATGTAATTGAAAGAAAAAAATAA
- a CDS encoding RNA polymerase sigma factor — translation MKVINLHQDERKIIEEALKQNKQAQHQIYSKFAPKMLGVCRQYVKDLQQAEDVMITAFMKVFINLKSFEYKGSFEGWIRRIMINECISFLRVQKDVKFLEDENIIEEIHNNIEDKLSVEAIQFLIDKLPVRYKMIFNLYVIEGYKHQEIAKMLGITEGTSKSQLSRAREILQNQLQKNKSYRNGTQSI, via the coding sequence GTGAAAGTAATCAATTTACATCAAGACGAAAGAAAAATTATAGAAGAAGCGCTGAAACAAAATAAACAAGCACAGCATCAAATCTATTCAAAATTTGCACCTAAGATGTTAGGAGTCTGTCGTCAGTATGTTAAAGATTTACAACAAGCAGAAGATGTAATGATTACGGCTTTTATGAAAGTTTTTATAAATCTTAAAAGTTTTGAATATAAAGGAAGCTTTGAAGGATGGATAAGGAGGATAATGATTAATGAATGTATTTCATTTCTTCGAGTTCAAAAAGATGTAAAATTTTTAGAAGATGAAAATATAATAGAAGAAATACATAATAACATTGAAGATAAATTATCCGTAGAAGCTATTCAGTTTTTAATAGATAAATTACCAGTAAGATACAAGATGATATTTAATTTATATGTAATAGAAGGATATAAACATCAAGAAATAGCAAAAATGTTAGGGATTACAGAAGGAACTTCAAAATCTCAATTGTCAAGAGCGCGAGAAATATTGCAAAATCAACTCCAAAAAAATAAAAGCTACCGTAATGGAACTCAATCAATTTGA
- a CDS encoding homocysteine S-methyltransferase family protein, translated as MSNIQEILKERILVLDGAMGTMLQRYKFEEEDFRGERFKDFPHPLKGNNDLLSITQPEAVKEVHRLYFQAGADIVETNTFSGTTIGMADYHMEDLVYELNYQSAKIAREVADEFTDKHRFVAGSIGPTNRTASMSPDVNDPGYRAVTFDDLKIAYRQQVEALIDGGADILLVETIFDTLNAKAALFAIEEVKEERGLDTPVMVSGTITDASGRTLSGQTVEAFLISIAHIPLLSVGFNCALGADQLKPYLKRLAHNTQLNVSAHPNAGLPNAFGQYDETPEQTQKLIREYLEENLVNIIGGCCGTTPEHIKLIAEVAAEFKPRMVVDC; from the coding sequence ATGTCCAATATTCAAGAAATTTTAAAAGAAAGAATCCTTGTTCTAGACGGAGCAATGGGTACAATGTTGCAACGATACAAATTCGAGGAAGAAGATTTTAGAGGTGAACGCTTCAAAGATTTTCCACATCCGCTTAAGGGGAATAATGATTTATTGTCTATTACCCAACCTGAAGCCGTGAAAGAAGTGCATCGTTTGTATTTTCAAGCGGGTGCCGATATAGTGGAAACGAATACCTTTTCTGGAACAACCATTGGTATGGCCGATTATCATATGGAAGATTTGGTTTACGAACTAAATTACCAATCGGCGAAAATTGCTCGCGAAGTAGCTGATGAGTTTACTGATAAACATCGATTTGTTGCAGGTTCAATTGGACCAACAAATCGTACGGCTTCTATGTCACCCGATGTAAATGATCCAGGGTATAGAGCCGTAACTTTTGATGACTTGAAAATAGCCTATCGTCAGCAAGTGGAGGCGTTGATAGATGGAGGTGCTGATATTCTTTTGGTGGAAACTATTTTTGATACACTAAATGCGAAAGCAGCTTTGTTTGCTATTGAGGAGGTTAAAGAAGAAAGAGGATTGGATACTCCAGTAATGGTTTCGGGTACGATTACAGATGCTTCAGGAAGAACACTTTCTGGTCAAACCGTAGAAGCATTTCTGATTTCTATAGCTCACATCCCTTTGTTAAGCGTAGGTTTTAATTGTGCTTTAGGAGCCGATCAGTTAAAGCCTTACCTAAAAAGATTAGCGCATAATACCCAATTGAATGTTTCAGCACATCCTAATGCGGGTTTACCCAATGCATTTGGACAATATGATGAAACACCGGAACAAACACAAAAGTTGATTAGAGAATATTTAGAAGAAAATTTAGTCAATATTATAGGAGGTTGTTGCGGAACAACACCAGAACATATCAAATTAATCGCTGAAGTAGCAGCAGAATTCAAACCAAGAATGGTTGTTGATTGTTAG
- a CDS encoding four helix bundle protein: MKYTDLEVWIEARKLTNIVYDMTKVFPKEELYSLTNQIRRSAVSIPSNIAEGCGRQSSKETIYFLHISRGSLYELETQFYLALDQKYISKLDFEVISKQVETCKKLINGFINYYKKFDYEF; encoded by the coding sequence ATGAAATATACAGATTTAGAAGTTTGGATTGAAGCTAGAAAATTGACAAATATTGTTTATGATATGACTAAAGTGTTTCCAAAAGAAGAACTCTACAGTTTAACTAATCAAATTAGAAGAAGTGCTGTCTCAATCCCTTCAAATATTGCAGAAGGCTGTGGAAGACAATCTTCTAAAGAGACAATTTACTTTTTACATATTTCTAGAGGTTCATTATATGAATTAGAAACTCAATTTTATTTAGCATTAGATCAAAAATATATTTCAAAATTAGATTTTGAAGTAATTTCAAAGCAAGTTGAAACTTGTAAAAAATTAATAAATGGATTTATCAATTATTATAAAAAATTTGATTATGAGTTTTGA
- a CDS encoding vitamin B12 dependent-methionine synthase activation domain-containing protein → MSFDKTSNQKPITKIRLQLSGLEPLFVNEESIFVNVGERTNVTGSRKFLRLIKEEKYDEALDIARAQVEGGAQIIDVNMDEGMLDGVYAMTKFLNLIAAEPDIARVPVMIDSSKWEIIEAGLKVIQGKGVVNSISLKEGEETFIHHAKLIKRYGAAVIVMAFDEVGQADTYERRIEICKRSYDVLVQKVGFPAEDIIFDPNIFPVATGMEEHRRNAIDFFLATKWIRENLPYANISGGVSNVSFSFRGNDKVREAMHSAFLYHAINHGMTMGIVNPEMLEIYDEIDKELLEYVEDVLLDRRDDATERLLAFAENLKGDVKSNEKAVAEWRNGSVQERLTHSLVKGLDEFIEIDVEEARQQVARPIEVIENHLMNGMNVVGDLFGSGKMFLPQVVKSARVMKKAVAYLLPYIEASKRPPAPKGGVKTAQHWQTANPYNYGLLKQFAKEMRNKPTEAEKVLWQALSGKQLEGFKFRRQHIIGDYIADFVCLKENLIIEVDGLIHQLPDKIVRDEERTNWLRSEGYHVIRFTNEEVLFQLDKVLKEIHASLIAPPSGGGGAGKVLMATVKGDVHDIGKNIVSVVLACNNFEIIDLGVMVPPEKIIETAVKENVDIIGLSGLITPSLDEMVYLAKELDKLNIKIPVMIGGATTSRAHTAVKIAPEYQSTVVHVNDASRAVTVASNLLQEEVKEEFAKSLRAEYDNLREGYLSRGREKNFLSIADARKNKFQIDWNNYQPLKPNFTGVKQVDVDLDVLVPYIDWTPFFQSWELYGKYPAILTDEVVGEQATNLFLDAQNMLEKIISEKWFSAKGILGIFPANTVNDDDIEVLETTNNKQQTTNFLTLRQQSQKTAGAPNIALADFVAPKETGIQDYMGCFCVTTGFGVDEKAKEYETNLDDYNSILVKALGDRFAEAFAEYLHERVRKEIWGYASDENLTNEELIKETYKGIRPAPGYPACPDHLEKPTIWKLLDVENQIGVKLTESMAMWPAASVSGYYFANPQSKYFGLGKIKQDQVEDYAKRRNISIEKATKWLAPSISPKGEGSSLVNKSLLTP, encoded by the coding sequence ATGAGTTTTGATAAGACCAGCAACCAAAAACCAATAACCAAAATCCGATTACAACTTTCAGGATTAGAGCCTCTATTTGTTAATGAAGAATCTATTTTCGTTAATGTAGGCGAACGTACCAATGTAACGGGTTCACGTAAATTCCTTCGATTAATTAAAGAAGAAAAATACGATGAAGCACTCGATATTGCTCGTGCTCAAGTTGAAGGCGGAGCACAAATCATTGACGTGAATATGGATGAAGGAATGTTAGATGGTGTTTATGCTATGACTAAATTCCTAAATCTTATTGCAGCAGAACCAGATATAGCTCGTGTTCCTGTTATGATTGATAGTTCCAAATGGGAAATTATCGAGGCAGGTCTTAAAGTGATTCAAGGGAAAGGTGTAGTGAATTCTATTTCTTTGAAAGAAGGAGAAGAAACATTCATACATCACGCAAAATTGATTAAACGCTATGGTGCTGCTGTTATTGTAATGGCATTTGATGAGGTTGGGCAGGCAGATACTTATGAACGTCGAATAGAAATTTGTAAGCGTTCTTATGATGTTTTAGTTCAAAAAGTAGGCTTTCCAGCTGAAGACATCATCTTTGATCCCAATATTTTTCCAGTAGCCACAGGGATGGAAGAGCATCGTCGTAATGCAATAGATTTCTTTTTAGCTACAAAATGGATCCGTGAAAACTTACCGTATGCCAATATTTCGGGTGGTGTAAGTAATGTGTCGTTCTCGTTTAGAGGAAATGATAAAGTTCGGGAGGCGATGCATTCTGCCTTTTTATACCACGCAATCAATCACGGAATGACAATGGGAATCGTAAATCCAGAAATGCTGGAGATTTACGACGAAATTGACAAAGAATTATTAGAATATGTAGAAGACGTACTTCTTGACAGACGTGATGATGCTACCGAAAGATTGTTGGCATTTGCCGAAAATTTAAAAGGAGATGTAAAATCTAATGAAAAAGCTGTAGCCGAGTGGCGTAATGGTTCAGTTCAAGAACGTTTAACGCATTCTCTGGTGAAAGGATTAGACGAATTTATTGAAATAGATGTTGAAGAAGCACGCCAACAAGTTGCTCGACCTATTGAAGTAATCGAAAACCACTTAATGAACGGAATGAATGTCGTTGGAGATTTATTCGGAAGCGGGAAGATGTTCTTGCCACAAGTGGTAAAATCCGCTCGTGTAATGAAAAAAGCGGTAGCTTATCTTTTACCTTACATAGAAGCCTCAAAACGCCCCCCAGCCCCCAAAGGGGGAGTTAAAACCGCACAACATTGGCAAACTGCAAATCCATACAATTATGGATTGTTAAAGCAATTTGCTAAAGAAATGAGAAATAAACCTACAGAAGCAGAAAAGGTTTTATGGCAAGCTTTGTCTGGTAAACAATTAGAAGGCTTTAAATTTAGAAGACAACATATTATAGGAGATTATATAGCCGATTTTGTTTGTTTAAAAGAAAATTTAATCATTGAAGTTGATGGTTTGATTCATCAATTACCTGATAAAATTGTGAGAGATGAAGAACGAACGAATTGGTTAAGGTCTGAAGGCTATCACGTAATTCGATTTACTAATGAAGAGGTTTTATTTCAATTGGATAAAGTTCTCAAAGAAATTCACGCATCGTTAATAGCTCCCCCTTCGGGGGGCGGGGGGGCTGGAAAAGTCTTGATGGCAACTGTAAAAGGGGATGTACACGATATTGGTAAAAATATTGTTTCGGTGGTTTTAGCGTGTAACAATTTTGAAATTATCGATTTAGGGGTAATGGTGCCACCTGAAAAAATTATAGAAACAGCTGTAAAAGAAAATGTTGATATCATTGGATTAAGCGGATTAATTACTCCTTCGTTAGACGAGATGGTTTATTTGGCTAAAGAATTAGATAAATTGAATATCAAAATTCCAGTAATGATTGGTGGAGCAACAACTTCGCGTGCGCATACTGCCGTGAAAATTGCACCCGAATATCAATCGACGGTTGTTCACGTGAATGATGCATCGAGAGCAGTGACAGTGGCGTCTAATTTATTGCAAGAGGAAGTTAAAGAGGAGTTTGCTAAATCGTTACGTGCCGAATATGATAATTTACGCGAAGGGTATTTGAGTAGAGGAAGAGAGAAAAACTTTTTGTCTATAGCTGATGCTCGTAAAAATAAATTCCAAATTGACTGGAATAATTACCAACCTTTAAAACCAAATTTTACAGGAGTGAAACAAGTTGATGTTGATTTAGATGTGTTAGTGCCTTATATCGACTGGACACCATTCTTTCAATCTTGGGAATTGTATGGTAAATATCCAGCTATTTTAACAGATGAAGTAGTTGGTGAACAAGCAACTAATTTGTTTTTAGATGCTCAAAATATGTTGGAAAAAATAATTTCCGAAAAATGGTTTTCAGCCAAAGGGATTTTAGGAATTTTTCCTGCGAATACAGTCAATGATGATGATATTGAGGTTTTAGAAACAACAAACAACAAACAACAAACAACAAACTTCTTAACTCTTCGACAACAATCCCAAAAAACAGCTGGTGCACCTAATATTGCTTTAGCCGATTTTGTGGCTCCAAAAGAAACAGGTATCCAAGATTATATGGGGTGTTTTTGTGTGACAACAGGTTTTGGTGTAGATGAAAAAGCAAAAGAATACGAAACCAATTTGGATGATTATAATTCAATTTTGGTAAAAGCTTTGGGTGACCGTTTTGCAGAAGCTTTTGCTGAATATTTGCACGAAAGAGTGCGTAAAGAAATTTGGGGTTATGCTTCAGATGAAAATTTGACCAATGAAGAATTAATCAAAGAAACCTATAAAGGAATTCGACCAGCGCCTGGTTATCCTGCTTGTCCAGACCATCTTGAAAAACCAACAATTTGGAAGTTATTAGATGTAGAAAATCAAATAGGAGTAAAGCTTACTGAAAGTATGGCTATGTGGCCAGCCGCTTCCGTTTCTGGGTATTATTTTGCCAATCCTCAAAGTAAATATTTCGGACTAGGAAAAATAAAACAAGACCAAGTAGAAGATTACGCAAAAAGAAGAAATATAAGTATAGAAAAAGCGACTAAGTGGCTTGCCCCCTCCATCTCCCCGAAGGGGGAGGGAAGTAGCCTTGTGAATAAAAGCCTATTGACCCCCTAA
- a CDS encoding response regulator transcription factor, which translates to MIKIGLADNHPVVHYGIKSYFKEHSDITLVGIVDNFDMIEEMLKRKEVDILVMDMELNGLNSINSIKNLLQNYRKLKIVLFSNLNEQVYAPNAIKAGVSSFVEKSEKLEVLASTIIKVNRGAVVFSDAVKRNIALISKQSKPEQLYRKLSSREIEVLRYLSNGKKNKEIAEALNLNEKTISTYKLRLLAKLNVTNLVDLVNKAKTLEIV; encoded by the coding sequence ATGATAAAGATAGGTCTTGCGGATAATCATCCTGTGGTTCATTATGGTATCAAATCATATTTCAAAGAGCATTCTGATATTACATTAGTAGGAATAGTGGATAACTTTGACATGATTGAGGAGATGCTGAAACGTAAAGAAGTAGACATTTTAGTCATGGACATGGAGCTAAATGGGTTAAATAGCATTAATAGTATTAAAAATTTATTACAAAATTATCGAAAACTTAAAATCGTCTTATTTTCTAATTTAAATGAGCAGGTGTATGCACCTAATGCAATAAAAGCCGGAGTTTCTTCATTTGTTGAAAAATCCGAAAAACTAGAAGTTCTTGCTTCAACAATTATAAAAGTAAACAGAGGAGCCGTTGTATTTAGCGATGCTGTAAAACGTAATATAGCTTTGATATCAAAACAATCTAAGCCAGAACAATTGTACAGAAAACTATCAAGTAGAGAAATTGAAGTTTTACGATATTTATCAAATGGCAAAAAGAATAAGGAAATAGCTGAAGCTTTAAATTTAAATGAAAAAACAATTAGTACTTACAAACTCCGTTTATTGGCAAAATTAAACGTGACTAATCTTGTAGATCTTGTTAACAAAGCAAAAACTTTAGAAATTGTTTAG
- the dnaG gene encoding DNA primase, with amino-acid sequence MISKNTIETVFETARVEEVIGDFVQLKRAGTNLKGLSPFSDEKSPSFMVSPVKQIWKDFSSGKGGNAVTFLMEHEHFSYPEAIRYLAKKYNIEIEETEQSTEEVAVANEKESMYLVSEFAQKFFQNAMINTDEGQAIGLSYFKERGFTLETIKKFGLGFSPEGWDVFTKEALGKGYKLEFLEKTGLTIAKEDGRHFDRFKGRVMFPIQSMSGRVLGFGGRILTNDKKVAKYVNSPESEIYHKSKVLYGIYYAKQAIAKQDNCYLCEGYTDVIQMHQAGIENVVASSGTALTPDQIRLINRLTKNVTVLFDGDAAGLRASIRGIDLILEEGMNVKVCTFPDGDDPDSFAKKTSHDDLLRYLDENAMDFIQFKASLLMKEAKNDPIKKADLIRDMVISIAKIPDRIKREVYIQECSRIMDISEEVLFNTLAQLVQKDIIESGKKLKQEQKAFTVVKNEDSSAKSKIDVQYQLERKIIEILLLYGNAEEEFTDYLYKATPEGELKEIKELNTYKVYQRIYLSLQEDEVELANPLFRAIYNEVMNYYHQNEKFEIEHFLMQLTPELAQEVTSILMEDEKMSLHNWEVKLIYVKLKDQTIGQYATETILSLRWFLVNKLIEEVKGQLSPDPQADNSEILYMVMDYSKLVGNFSSKLGRVMSRYS; translated from the coding sequence GTGATTTCTAAAAATACAATAGAAACAGTTTTTGAAACTGCTCGAGTAGAGGAGGTAATAGGTGATTTTGTTCAGTTAAAAAGAGCAGGTACTAATTTAAAAGGATTAAGTCCCTTTTCTGATGAAAAATCGCCTTCTTTTATGGTTTCTCCAGTGAAACAAATTTGGAAAGATTTTAGTTCAGGTAAAGGAGGTAATGCGGTTACTTTTTTAATGGAGCATGAACATTTTTCATATCCAGAAGCTATTAGGTATTTAGCTAAAAAATACAATATAGAAATTGAAGAGACAGAACAATCTACAGAAGAAGTAGCTGTGGCAAATGAAAAAGAAAGTATGTATCTAGTTTCTGAATTTGCCCAAAAATTTTTTCAAAATGCCATGATTAATACTGATGAAGGGCAAGCTATAGGGCTTTCTTATTTTAAAGAACGAGGATTTACTTTAGAAACCATTAAAAAATTCGGATTAGGATTTTCACCTGAAGGGTGGGATGTTTTTACAAAAGAAGCTTTAGGGAAAGGATATAAATTAGAATTTTTAGAAAAAACAGGGCTTACAATAGCTAAAGAAGATGGTAGACATTTTGATCGTTTTAAAGGGAGAGTTATGTTTCCTATTCAAAGTATGTCTGGACGTGTTTTAGGTTTTGGAGGGCGTATTTTAACGAATGATAAAAAGGTCGCAAAATATGTTAACTCACCTGAAAGTGAAATTTACCATAAGTCTAAAGTTTTATATGGTATTTATTATGCAAAACAAGCCATAGCTAAGCAAGATAATTGTTATTTATGTGAAGGATATACAGATGTAATCCAAATGCACCAAGCAGGAATAGAAAATGTAGTAGCATCATCTGGTACAGCCTTAACTCCAGATCAAATTCGTTTGATTAATCGATTGACCAAAAATGTTACAGTTCTTTTTGATGGTGATGCAGCTGGTTTAAGAGCTTCCATTAGAGGTATTGATTTAATTTTAGAGGAAGGGATGAATGTAAAAGTTTGTACTTTTCCAGATGGAGACGATCCTGATAGTTTTGCTAAAAAAACATCTCATGATGATTTATTACGCTATCTAGATGAAAATGCAATGGATTTTATTCAGTTTAAAGCTTCTCTTCTTATGAAAGAAGCTAAAAATGATCCTATTAAAAAAGCAGATCTAATCCGTGATATGGTAATTAGTATAGCTAAAATACCAGACCGAATTAAACGAGAAGTATACATACAAGAATGCTCGCGTATTATGGATATTTCTGAAGAAGTATTGTTTAATACATTAGCTCAATTAGTTCAAAAAGATATAATAGAATCTGGAAAAAAATTAAAACAAGAGCAAAAAGCATTTACAGTTGTAAAAAATGAAGATTCATCTGCTAAATCAAAAATAGATGTTCAATATCAATTAGAACGTAAGATTATAGAAATTTTACTACTTTATGGTAACGCAGAAGAAGAATTTACTGATTATCTGTATAAAGCTACTCCAGAAGGTGAATTAAAAGAAATAAAAGAACTTAATACATACAAAGTGTACCAGCGAATTTATTTAAGTCTCCAAGAAGATGAAGTAGAGCTGGCAAATCCTCTTTTTAGAGCAATCTATAATGAGGTAATGAATTATTATCATCAAAATGAAAAATTTGAAATAGAACATTTTCTTATGCAGCTAACTCCTGAATTAGCACAAGAAGTTACCTCTATTTTAATGGAAGATGAAAAAATGAGTTTACATAATTGGGAGGTTAAATTGATTTATGTTAAGTTAAAAGACCAAACAATTGGTCAATATGCAACAGAAACAATTTTGAGTTTACGATGGTTTTTGGTAAATAAACTTATAGAAGAAGTAAAAGGTCAATTATCGCCAGATCCACAGGCTGATAACTCTGAAATTTTGTATATGGTAATGGATTATTCAAAATTAGTAGGTAATTTTTCTAGTAAATTGGGACGTGTTATGTCTCGTTATTCTTAG
- the metF gene encoding methylenetetrahydrofolate reductase [NAD(P)H] gives MKVTEHIEKAKGKTQFSFEILPPLKGQNIQCIFDGIDPLMEFNPPFIDVTYHREEYEYKELQNGLLQKKIVKKRPGTVGICAGIQNKYNVDAIPHILCGGFTKEDTENLLIDLDFLGIDNVVALRGDAVKSEIYFKPEKEGNAYASELVSQISNLNKGIYLDSDLQNTNTTDFCIGVAGYPEKHMEAPSMDSDIHFMKQKIKNGADYIITQMFFDNQKFFEYVEKCRNAGITVPIIPGLKPIATKKQLNLIPHRFKVDLPDDLVMAVVKAKDNEAVKQIGIEWCIQQSKELVKAGVPFLHYYSMGKAENIKAIAEEVF, from the coding sequence ATGAAAGTAACAGAGCATATAGAAAAAGCAAAAGGGAAAACTCAATTTTCCTTCGAAATATTACCTCCTTTAAAAGGACAAAACATTCAATGTATTTTTGACGGAATTGATCCATTAATGGAATTCAATCCTCCTTTTATAGATGTAACCTATCATCGTGAAGAATACGAGTATAAAGAATTACAAAACGGATTGTTGCAAAAGAAAATTGTAAAAAAGCGTCCAGGAACGGTTGGTATATGTGCGGGTATTCAAAATAAATACAATGTAGATGCTATTCCTCATATTCTTTGTGGTGGATTTACTAAAGAAGATACAGAAAACCTTCTGATAGATTTAGATTTCTTAGGGATTGATAATGTGGTTGCCCTTCGTGGTGATGCGGTTAAAAGCGAAATTTATTTCAAACCTGAAAAAGAAGGTAATGCGTATGCATCAGAATTAGTTTCTCAAATCAGTAATTTAAATAAAGGAATTTACTTGGATTCTGATTTGCAAAACACCAATACAACCGATTTTTGTATAGGAGTAGCGGGTTATCCCGAAAAACATATGGAAGCACCAAGTATGGATAGCGATATTCATTTTATGAAACAAAAAATTAAAAACGGAGCGGATTATATCATTACGCAAATGTTTTTTGATAACCAGAAGTTTTTTGAATATGTCGAAAAATGCCGAAATGCAGGAATCACTGTGCCTATTATTCCGGGATTAAAACCCATTGCGACTAAGAAACAGCTGAATTTAATTCCGCATCGCTTTAAAGTGGATTTGCCAGACGATTTAGTTATGGCAGTTGTAAAAGCTAAAGATAACGAAGCGGTGAAGCAAATAGGTATCGAATGGTGTATTCAACAGAGTAAAGAATTAGTAAAGGCAGGAGTCCCATTTTTACACTATTATTCTATGGGGAAAGCCGAGAATATTAAAGCGATAGCTGAGGAGGTTTTCTAA
- the nadE gene encoding NAD(+) synthase, with protein sequence MQKISTLNVEKVNEHIVNWLKEYAEKARVKGFVVGISGGIDSALTSTLCAQTGLTTLCVEMPIHQAESHVNRAYEHINQLKVRFPNVSDTRVDLTPVFETFKKEVPTSENEDKLHLALANTRSRLRMVSLYYLAGLNNLLVAGTGNKVEDFGVGFFTKYGDGGVDISPIADLLKSDVRALASYVKVPESILNAKPTDGLFGDDRSDEDQLGANYSELEWAMEQLERGKTNDDFEGREKEVFTIYLHLNTINQHKINPIPVCVIPQDLK encoded by the coding sequence ATGCAAAAAATAAGCACTTTAAATGTAGAAAAAGTAAATGAACACATTGTTAACTGGCTAAAAGAATATGCTGAAAAAGCAAGAGTAAAAGGCTTTGTAGTTGGTATTTCAGGTGGAATAGATTCTGCTTTAACCTCTACATTATGTGCGCAAACAGGACTTACTACCTTATGCGTAGAGATGCCTATACACCAAGCAGAAAGCCATGTAAATAGAGCATATGAACACATCAATCAATTAAAAGTAAGATTTCCCAATGTATCAGACACTAGAGTAGATTTAACACCTGTTTTTGAAACCTTTAAAAAGGAAGTACCAACATCTGAAAATGAGGACAAGCTTCATTTAGCTTTAGCCAATACTCGTTCTCGTTTACGAATGGTATCACTATACTACTTGGCGGGATTAAACAATTTGTTAGTAGCAGGAACTGGTAATAAGGTAGAAGATTTTGGAGTGGGCTTTTTTACAAAATATGGGGATGGTGGTGTAGATATAAGCCCTATAGCTGACTTATTAAAAAGTGATGTACGTGCTTTAGCTTCTTATGTAAAAGTACCCGAATCTATCCTAAATGCAAAACCTACAGATGGATTATTTGGTGATGATAGGAGTGATGAAGATCAACTAGGAGCCAACTATAGCGAATTAGAATGGGCAATGGAGCAATTAGAAAGAGGTAAAACTAACGATGATTTTGAAGGCAGAGAAAAAGAAGTTTTTACAATATATTTACATTTAAACACAATCAATCAACACAAAATAAATCCTATACCTGTATGCGTAATCCCTCAAGATCTTAAATAA